A single window of Gemmatimonadota bacterium DNA harbors:
- a CDS encoding peptidylprolyl isomerase has translation MRNALGTKDRIARVPNARLLPLLVAALVTGCGGRDASSGNDAAPAQAADPLLDPRRLTETAPDRFRVRFETSAGPFVIEAHREWAPLGADRFYNLVRAGYYDDTRVYRVVDGFVAEFGVHGNGTVTRIWHRFPILDDPVVESNTRGRMSFAASGPNSRTVQVFVNLRDNASLDARGFAPFAEVVEGLDVVSRFHAGYGDGPPRGSGPYQAQAVIQGNAYLDAEFPDLTRIESARLVDG, from the coding sequence GTGCGCAACGCCCTGGGGACGAAGGACCGGATCGCTCGGGTGCCGAACGCCCGGCTCCTGCCGCTGCTCGTGGCGGCGCTGGTCACCGGGTGCGGGGGCAGAGACGCCTCCTCCGGGAACGACGCGGCGCCGGCGCAGGCCGCCGATCCGCTGCTCGATCCGCGCCGCCTCACCGAGACGGCGCCGGACCGCTTCCGCGTGCGCTTCGAGACGTCCGCAGGCCCGTTCGTGATCGAGGCCCATCGGGAGTGGGCGCCCCTCGGCGCCGATCGCTTCTACAACCTGGTACGCGCCGGCTACTACGACGACACGCGCGTCTACCGCGTGGTGGACGGCTTCGTGGCGGAGTTCGGGGTGCACGGCAACGGTACCGTCACCCGCATCTGGCACCGCTTCCCCATCCTCGACGATCCGGTGGTGGAGTCGAACACGCGCGGCCGCATGAGCTTCGCCGCCAGCGGTCCCAACTCCCGGACCGTGCAGGTCTTCGTGAACCTGCGTGACAACGCCTCGCTGGATGCGCGCGGCTTCGCGCCGTTCGCCGAGGTGGTGGAGGGCCTCGACGTGGTGTCCCGCTTCCATGCGGGCTACGGCGATGGCCCGCCCCGCGGGAGCGGGCCCTATCAGGCCCAGGCGGTCATCCAGGGCAATGCCTACCTGGACGCCGAGTTCCCCGATCTGACCCGGATCGAGTCGGCACGCCTCGTCGACGGCTGA